A single region of the Bacteroidota bacterium genome encodes:
- a CDS encoding glycosyltransferase family 39 protein, whose product MKFFFHRRGPEGPTSGKNQPGFAGEDSRGRKAAEWFLLALILLLVGLLRFRLLGIPLERDEGEFAYMGQQILKGIPLYTQAYDIKFPGVYLMYALIMSLFGQTTVGIHLGLLLVNSISTVLLFLLGKKIAGGFTGIISAAGFAILSLSVSTNGFATHATQFVVLPALGGVFLLLRALEDGGRVRYYVWSGVASGVALVMKQAAIFFILFSVTYAVLHSLGSGARRPGKETVLKLTGLVLGSLLPLSAAILWLYAIGAFEKFWYWAVVYASTFGSQASMSEGLGLFWGNFSRVVDGFFLLWILGLLGMLTLPFQTGLNVKKSFPVLFALFSFLAVCPGFLFRPHYFVMVLPAVALLAGSFANLVRLRTPGGPGGRLSLIAASGLVAVAIATGLFSQRGYFFRDDMKKILRDTYGANPFPEAVQVAEFIASRSAPTDKIAVLGSEPEICFYSGRQSATSYIDTYNLMVPHPDALWMQTDMIREIESQEVKFIVFVTTYASWAQRPGSETHILDWLRSYLTDHYSTVGVAEIVSADSTRYDWNVKGSDYRVKAASALLVFERR is encoded by the coding sequence ATGAAATTCTTTTTCCATAGAAGGGGCCCGGAAGGACCAACATCCGGCAAAAATCAGCCCGGTTTCGCCGGGGAGGACAGCCGCGGCCGGAAGGCGGCGGAGTGGTTTCTTCTTGCCCTGATCCTCCTTCTGGTCGGATTGCTGCGGTTCCGGCTCCTGGGAATTCCCCTGGAGCGCGATGAGGGTGAATTCGCCTACATGGGGCAACAGATTCTCAAGGGAATCCCGCTCTACACGCAGGCGTATGATATCAAATTCCCGGGCGTCTACCTCATGTACGCCCTGATCATGTCCCTGTTCGGACAGACCACCGTGGGGATCCACCTCGGGCTGCTTCTGGTCAACTCGATCAGCACCGTTCTGCTCTTTCTTCTCGGGAAAAAAATAGCCGGGGGATTTACCGGCATCATCTCGGCAGCAGGGTTCGCGATTCTTTCGCTGAGCGTATCGACGAACGGTTTCGCCACCCATGCGACTCAATTCGTCGTCCTCCCCGCTCTCGGCGGGGTATTCCTTTTGCTCCGGGCGTTGGAAGACGGGGGGAGAGTCAGATACTACGTGTGGTCCGGTGTGGCGAGCGGCGTCGCCCTCGTCATGAAACAGGCGGCGATCTTTTTCATTCTCTTCTCGGTGACATACGCCGTTCTTCACTCCCTCGGCTCCGGGGCCCGCCGGCCGGGCAAGGAAACCGTCCTCAAGCTTACCGGGCTTGTGCTCGGATCGCTCCTGCCGCTTTCGGCGGCGATCCTCTGGTTGTATGCGATAGGGGCGTTTGAAAAGTTCTGGTACTGGGCGGTCGTTTACGCCTCGACATTCGGATCACAGGCGTCGATGTCCGAAGGCCTGGGTCTTTTCTGGGGCAATTTTTCACGCGTGGTGGACGGCTTTTTCCTCCTCTGGATATTGGGCCTCCTGGGGATGCTCACACTGCCATTCCAGACGGGGCTGAACGTAAAAAAATCCTTCCCCGTACTTTTCGCACTTTTTTCCTTCCTCGCCGTCTGTCCGGGCTTTTTGTTCCGGCCCCATTATTTCGTCATGGTCCTTCCCGCCGTTGCCCTTCTCGCGGGGAGCTTTGCCAATCTCGTCCGGTTGAGAACCCCGGGCGGCCCCGGCGGCAGACTGTCTCTGATCGCCGCCTCCGGACTCGTTGCTGTCGCAATCGCGACCGGTCTGTTCAGCCAGCGGGGATACTTTTTCCGGGACGATATGAAAAAGATCCTCCGGGATACCTATGGGGCCAACCCGTTTCCGGAGGCCGTACAGGTGGCTGAATTCATCGCCTCACGGAGCGCCCCCACCGACAAGATCGCCGTGCTCGGCTCTGAACCCGAGATCTGTTTTTACTCGGGAAGGCAATCGGCAACCTCGTACATCGACACCTACAACCTGATGGTGCCGCACCCGGATGCGCTCTGGATGCAGACGGATATGATCCGTGAAATCGAATCTCAGGAGGTGAAGTTCATCGTTTTCGTCACGACGTATGCCTCATGGGCGCAGCGGCCCGGATCCGAGACCCATATACTCGATTGGCTTCGGTCTTACCTTACGGATCACTACTCAACGGTGGGAGTCGCCGAGATCGTATCGGCCGACTCGACGAGGTATGACTGGAACGTGAAGGGGTCAGACTACAGGGTGAAGGCGGCTTCGGCGCTTCTTGTGTTTGAGAGGAGATGA
- a CDS encoding cob(I)yrinic acid a,c-diamide adenosyltransferase produces the protein MRIYTKTGDRGETSLFGGRRVSKDALRIEAFGTVDELNSVLGLCRALKPRREIGTILEQVQRDLFALGAELATPEKARGARRAQVGAADVARLERHIDSVEPKLAPLKKFILPGGSGAAGMIHFARTVCRRAERRTVQLSQKERLGDFPVVYLNRLSDLLFVLARWENARARIPETKWSA, from the coding sequence GTGAGAATCTACACGAAGACCGGTGACAGGGGGGAGACCTCTCTTTTCGGGGGGCGCCGTGTCTCCAAAGACGCGCTGCGGATCGAGGCCTTCGGGACGGTGGACGAGCTGAACAGCGTTCTCGGTCTCTGCCGCGCCCTCAAGCCCCGGAGGGAAATCGGGACGATCCTTGAACAGGTCCAGCGCGACCTGTTCGCACTCGGCGCGGAACTCGCAACCCCTGAAAAAGCACGCGGCGCCCGACGCGCGCAGGTCGGTGCCGCGGACGTCGCCCGCCTGGAACGCCACATCGATTCTGTCGAACCAAAGCTGGCGCCGTTAAAAAAGTTCATCCTCCCCGGCGGGAGCGGTGCGGCAGGGATGATTCATTTCGCCCGGACGGTCTGCCGGCGCGCCGAGCGGAGGACGGTCCAACTCTCGCAGAAGGAACGGCTGGGGGATTTTCCGGTCGTCTACCTCAACCGGTTATCGGATTTATTGTTTGTGCTGGCACGGTGGGAAAACGCGCGAGCCCGGATTCCGGAAACGAAGTGGAGCGCGTGA
- the hemC gene encoding hydroxymethylbilane synthase, translated as MSGRQFVIGTRGSQLALWQANFVRNELKRLHPGLPVEIEIIKTTGDAVLDSPLSLIGSKGLFTKEIEQALLERRVDLAVHSLKDVPTMLPAGLMIAAVSKREDVRDVFVGHPGKPRLPIEELPAGAVIATGSLRRKCQLLSWRPDLRIVDLRGNLNTRLAKLDRSNWHGIILAKAGIVRLGAGERITQTIPEDRILPAVGQGALGIEIRDGDRETLDLVKPLNSEATLISTNGERALLRVLEGGCQVPIGAYGRIESGRFLLDGMIGGLDGKKIVRGAIHGEPGESAALGEQLAVVLLKSGGKELLDRVRHPDLQEVPDS; from the coding sequence ATGAGCGGCCGGCAATTCGTCATCGGCACCCGCGGAAGCCAGCTTGCGCTCTGGCAGGCGAACTTCGTCCGGAACGAACTGAAGAGACTCCATCCGGGCCTGCCCGTCGAAATCGAGATTATCAAGACGACGGGCGATGCCGTTCTTGATTCGCCCCTCTCGCTGATCGGCTCCAAGGGATTGTTCACGAAGGAGATCGAGCAGGCGCTGCTCGAGCGGCGCGTCGATCTCGCAGTCCACAGCCTGAAGGATGTCCCGACGATGCTGCCGGCGGGGTTGATGATCGCCGCCGTCTCGAAACGGGAGGACGTGCGCGATGTGTTCGTGGGGCATCCCGGGAAACCCCGGCTTCCGATTGAAGAACTGCCCGCCGGCGCCGTGATCGCCACGGGAAGCCTGCGGAGAAAATGCCAGCTCCTCAGCTGGCGTCCCGATCTGCGGATCGTCGATTTGCGCGGAAACCTGAACACCCGCCTCGCGAAGCTCGATCGATCGAATTGGCACGGGATTATCCTCGCGAAAGCGGGGATCGTACGGCTCGGAGCCGGTGAGCGGATCACACAGACGATTCCCGAGGACCGGATTCTGCCGGCGGTGGGACAGGGGGCGCTCGGTATCGAAATTCGGGACGGGGACAGGGAAACCCTCGATCTTGTGAAGCCGTTGAACAGCGAGGCGACGCTGATTTCCACAAACGGCGAACGGGCCCTCCTCCGGGTGCTCGAGGGAGGATGCCAGGTCCCGATCGGGGCGTACGGAAGGATCGAATCGGGCCGCTTTCTGCTCGACGGCATGATAGGGGGACTGGACGGGAAGAAGATTGTCCGGGGAGCGATCCATGGGGAACCCGGCGAGAGCGCCGCGCTGGGAGAGCAGCTCGCCGTTGTTCTGCTGAAAAGCGGCGGGAAGGAACTCCTCGACCGGGTGAGGCACCCCGACCTCCAGGAAGTACCCGATTCCTAA
- the nuoB gene encoding NADH-quinone oxidoreductase subunit NuoB produces the protein MGLLDKQFGTSNVVVTSLDNLLNWARLSSLWQMQFGLACCAIEMMAAAASHYDFDRFGVIPRATPRQSDVMIVAGTVTLKMASRIKRLYDQMSEPRYVISMGSCSNCGGPYWEHGYHVLKGVDRVIPVDVYVPGCPPRPEALMEGLIKLQEKIRGESLVKKSA, from the coding sequence TTGGGACTTCTTGACAAACAGTTCGGGACCAGCAACGTCGTCGTCACGAGCCTCGATAATCTTCTTAACTGGGCGCGCCTTTCCTCGCTCTGGCAGATGCAATTCGGGCTCGCCTGCTGCGCGATCGAGATGATGGCCGCAGCCGCCTCCCATTACGACTTCGACCGCTTCGGGGTCATCCCCCGGGCGACCCCCCGGCAATCAGACGTCATGATCGTCGCGGGAACGGTGACGCTGAAAATGGCTTCGCGGATCAAACGGCTCTACGATCAGATGTCCGAGCCGCGCTACGTTATTTCGATGGGGAGCTGCTCGAATTGCGGCGGCCCCTACTGGGAACACGGCTACCATGTTCTCAAAGGAGTCGATCGTGTGATCCCGGTCGACGTCTACGTGCCGGGTTGCCCTCCCCGCCCGGAAGCCCTGATGGAAGGGCTGATCAAGTTGCAGGAGAAAATCCGCGGCGAGAGCCTTGTGAAGAAGAGCGCATAA
- the hemE gene encoding uroporphyrinogen decarboxylase, giving the protein MANDLFLRACLRQTTARTPVWMMRQAGRYLPEYREVRAKTDFLTLCKTPELAARVTLQPVELLGVDAAIIFSDILVVPEAMGMELIVEEGKGGPRFPSPIRSDADIARLRIPDPADHLAFVMDAIRLTRKQLNGTAPLIGFSGSPWTLASYMVEGGGSKGFRWIKEMLYDRPDALHRLLDKLSGAVAAYLSAQVEAGAQALQIFDTWGGVLTGDAFQEFSLAYIERVIAETNARGAPIILFCKNCGHLIERISAAGCQVVGLDWTSDIGHARVTVGERVALQGNLDPAVLYASPATIREEVRRILAKFGTGSGHIFNLGHGIFPDTPVENAREFVRAVQEESVPYH; this is encoded by the coding sequence ATGGCTAACGATCTTTTTCTGCGGGCGTGCCTCCGCCAGACCACGGCCCGGACTCCGGTCTGGATGATGCGGCAGGCGGGAAGGTACCTCCCGGAGTACCGGGAAGTGCGCGCAAAAACCGATTTTCTCACGCTCTGCAAGACGCCCGAGCTGGCCGCGCGCGTGACTCTCCAGCCGGTCGAACTGCTTGGCGTGGATGCGGCGATCATCTTCTCGGACATCCTCGTGGTCCCCGAAGCGATGGGGATGGAACTCATCGTCGAAGAGGGAAAGGGCGGGCCCCGGTTCCCTTCTCCCATCCGGAGCGACGCGGACATTGCGCGGCTGCGGATCCCTGATCCCGCCGACCACCTCGCATTCGTCATGGATGCCATCCGCCTCACCCGGAAGCAGCTCAACGGAACGGCGCCTCTGATCGGATTCTCGGGGTCTCCCTGGACGCTGGCTTCGTACATGGTGGAAGGGGGCGGCTCCAAAGGGTTCCGGTGGATCAAGGAAATGCTCTACGATCGTCCGGACGCGCTCCACCGGTTGCTCGACAAGCTGTCGGGCGCGGTGGCCGCCTATCTCAGCGCGCAAGTCGAGGCGGGCGCGCAGGCGCTCCAGATTTTCGACACCTGGGGAGGCGTCCTCACCGGGGATGCGTTTCAGGAATTCTCGCTCGCCTATATCGAGCGCGTGATCGCAGAAACGAACGCGCGGGGAGCGCCGATCATTCTCTTCTGCAAGAACTGCGGGCACCTGATCGAGCGGATTTCCGCTGCCGGGTGTCAGGTCGTGGGCCTGGACTGGACCTCCGACATCGGCCACGCCCGCGTGACCGTGGGGGAACGGGTCGCGCTCCAGGGAAATCTCGATCCCGCGGTGTTGTACGCGTCGCCCGCGACGATCCGGGAAGAGGTGAGAAGGATCCTGGCGAAGTTCGGGACCGGATCGGGTCACATTTTCAATCTCGGCCACGGAATATTTCCGGATACTCCCGTGGAGAACGCGCGCGAGTTCGTCCGGGCCGTACAGGAAGAAAGCGTCCCATACCACTAA
- a CDS encoding dipeptidase: METILRYIESNKSRYLEELKELISIPSISTNPENKPDVLRCSEWISAHLRKIGMQNIQIFPTKGHPIVYADSLFAPGKPTVLLYGHYDVQPVDPLELWTSPPFELTERGGNLYARGSADDKGQVFIHLKSIEAYLENEGSLPINLKMIIEGEEEIGSENLDAFVRANKALLKADLAVISDTSMFARGVPSVCYALRGLSYMQLELTGPNRDLHSGSFGGSVHNPIQALAEMIARLHDKDGRVVIPGFYRDVRSLGKKERAAIKKLPWSDSRYARDLGVGRLYGEKGYSTLERLWVRPTLECNGIWGGFTGEGAKTVLPAKAHAKISMRLVPDQKSGVIAKLFEKYIRKISPKTLQVKVTYLHGGEPALTPIDSPGVRAAAVALEKGFGKKPIYQREGGSIPIVVQFKEILGLDTVLLGFGLPDENAHAPDEFMSRENFFGGIRTAAYFYNELPNFMKNGRKR, from the coding sequence ATGGAAACAATCCTCCGCTACATCGAGTCCAATAAATCGCGCTATCTCGAAGAGTTGAAAGAACTCATCTCCATTCCGAGCATCAGCACAAACCCCGAAAACAAGCCCGACGTCCTGCGCTGCTCCGAGTGGATTTCCGCGCATCTCCGCAAGATCGGGATGCAAAATATTCAGATATTCCCGACCAAAGGGCATCCGATCGTCTACGCCGACTCGCTTTTCGCGCCCGGGAAGCCCACCGTCCTCCTCTATGGCCATTACGACGTCCAACCGGTAGATCCCCTGGAGTTGTGGACTTCGCCCCCCTTCGAATTGACCGAGAGAGGCGGGAACCTGTACGCGCGGGGAAGCGCGGACGATAAAGGGCAGGTCTTTATCCATCTGAAAAGTATCGAAGCCTACCTGGAAAACGAGGGGAGCCTCCCGATCAACCTGAAGATGATCATCGAAGGGGAGGAGGAAATCGGAAGCGAGAACCTGGATGCGTTTGTGCGCGCGAACAAGGCCCTCCTGAAGGCCGACCTCGCGGTAATCTCCGATACTTCCATGTTCGCCCGGGGGGTGCCGTCGGTCTGTTACGCGCTGCGCGGCCTGAGTTACATGCAGCTCGAATTAACGGGCCCGAACAGAGACCTTCACTCCGGTTCCTTCGGAGGATCGGTCCACAATCCCATCCAGGCGCTCGCGGAAATGATCGCGCGCCTCCACGACAAGGACGGGAGGGTGGTCATCCCCGGCTTCTACCGTGACGTCCGGTCCCTCGGCAAAAAAGAACGCGCGGCAATCAAGAAACTTCCCTGGTCGGATTCCCGGTATGCCCGCGATCTTGGTGTCGGCCGTCTCTACGGCGAGAAGGGATACTCGACCCTCGAGCGGCTCTGGGTGCGCCCGACGCTCGAATGCAACGGGATCTGGGGAGGGTTTACGGGAGAGGGTGCGAAAACGGTTCTTCCCGCGAAGGCGCATGCGAAAATATCGATGCGCCTGGTTCCCGACCAGAAGTCGGGCGTCATCGCGAAGCTCTTCGAAAAGTATATACGAAAGATCTCGCCCAAAACGCTGCAGGTCAAGGTGACCTATCTTCACGGCGGCGAGCCGGCGCTCACTCCGATCGACAGCCCGGGCGTGCGGGCCGCGGCGGTTGCCCTCGAGAAGGGGTTCGGGAAGAAGCCGATCTACCAGCGCGAGGGGGGCTCGATCCCGATCGTCGTGCAGTTCAAGGAGATCCTCGGCCTCGATACGGTCCTTCTCGGGTTCGGCCTTCCGGATGAGAACGCGCACGCCCCCGACGAATTCATGAGCCGGGAAAATTTCTTCGGCGGGATCCGCACCGCCGCCTACTTCTACAACGAGCTCCCCAACTTCATGAAGAACGGCCGGAAACGGTGA
- the hemA gene encoding glutamyl-tRNA reductase gives MNLHCVGINHRTAPLEVREQLWFSAQEARSLVQSLHERQLPECVLISTCNRTELYYTTRDESSNGSPMWTVLANHKGASGAGGDHFYTIGSLNAVKHLFNVASGIDSMVVGDIQILNQIKEAYAISHELAAMGSVMNRVFDTALRIGKRARTETEISSGAVSVSYAAAELSSKIFSDLSKRSALLIGAGETGSLTAKHLVGRNVGTLLLTNRTRMHAEAIAPDLGGRVVDFESFLGEINHVDIVICSIQAPSYVLSAQDLRQAMKLRGNRPLFLIDLGVPRNIDPEANSIENIFLHDLDALNRFVEKNLRHRTAEVPKVRQIVLDELIQFNRWYGSLEVNPTIEQLRDHVEAIRRAEVEKHLRHFSPGEREELELLTKRIINKILHTPTVNLKTEPESGSGERIRDRIHVVRHLFGLDKRKPE, from the coding sequence ATGAACCTCCACTGCGTGGGTATCAATCACCGTACGGCCCCCCTCGAGGTGCGCGAGCAGCTCTGGTTCTCCGCGCAGGAGGCGAGGTCCCTGGTTCAGTCCCTGCACGAGAGGCAACTCCCCGAATGCGTCCTGATTTCCACCTGCAACCGGACGGAACTTTATTACACGACGCGGGACGAATCCTCCAATGGGTCGCCGATGTGGACGGTCCTCGCGAATCACAAAGGGGCAAGCGGGGCGGGCGGAGATCATTTCTATACGATCGGATCGCTCAACGCCGTAAAACACCTCTTCAACGTCGCCTCCGGCATCGATTCGATGGTGGTCGGCGACATCCAGATCCTCAACCAGATCAAGGAGGCGTACGCGATCTCGCATGAGCTCGCGGCGATGGGGTCGGTGATGAACAGGGTGTTCGATACGGCCCTCCGGATCGGCAAACGGGCGCGGACCGAAACGGAAATCAGCAGCGGGGCCGTCTCCGTCAGCTACGCCGCGGCGGAGCTTTCCTCAAAAATTTTCAGCGACCTCTCGAAACGGTCCGCCCTCCTGATCGGCGCGGGAGAAACGGGTTCGCTCACCGCCAAACACCTCGTCGGCCGAAACGTGGGGACGCTGCTCCTCACGAACCGGACGCGGATGCACGCCGAAGCCATCGCCCCCGACCTGGGCGGCCGCGTCGTCGATTTTGAGTCGTTTCTCGGGGAGATCAACCATGTCGATATCGTCATCTGCTCGATCCAGGCGCCTTCGTACGTCCTTTCGGCCCAGGATCTGCGGCAGGCGATGAAACTGCGGGGAAACAGACCGCTTTTTCTGATAGATCTCGGCGTGCCTCGCAATATCGATCCGGAAGCGAACTCCATCGAGAATATTTTCCTTCACGACCTCGACGCCCTCAACCGGTTTGTCGAAAAAAACCTGCGGCACCGCACGGCGGAGGTTCCGAAAGTGAGGCAAATCGTCCTCGACGAGCTCATCCAGTTCAACCGCTGGTACGGCTCGCTTGAAGTCAACCCGACCATCGAACAATTGCGGGACCATGTCGAGGCGATCCGCCGCGCGGAAGTCGAAAAACACCTCCGCCACTTTTCACCCGGCGAACGGGAGGAACTCGAACTCCTGACGAAACGGATCATCAACAAGATTCTTCACACTCCGACCGTCAATCTGAAAACCGAACCGGAGAGCGGAAGCGGCGAGAGAATCCGGGACAGGATCCATGTCGTCCGCCATCTGTTCGGGCTCGACAAGAGGAAGCCGGAATGA
- the ccsA gene encoding cytochrome c biogenesis protein CcsA encodes MRNLIGLCEILLPLLYFGTIWAYARAFFSNIKPAERLRTPLLFTTLAVHALYITLRTAEFNHPPITSVFEILSLIAFTVAFVYSYIELRLKIKSTGYFILILPFFFQLASSIFIREVTSVPPILQSNLLGVHVSSALLGYAAITISAVYGFLYLMLYHDIKSSRFGVIYQRLPNLETLERMSVTATVFGFILLTIAIVVGLIWLPRISGGVSYADPKLFGTMGIWLIYAIGLTAKRLKGWQGRKMMVLSMFGFATAMFSMTFINVFLSSFHKFY; translated from the coding sequence ATGCGGAATCTGATCGGCCTCTGTGAAATTCTGCTGCCCCTCCTCTACTTCGGGACAATCTGGGCTTACGCGAGGGCATTCTTCAGCAACATCAAGCCGGCGGAACGGTTGCGCACACCGCTCCTCTTTACGACCCTCGCCGTTCACGCGCTCTACATCACCCTCCGGACGGCCGAATTCAACCATCCCCCCATCACGTCGGTCTTCGAGATTCTCTCTCTCATCGCCTTTACCGTCGCATTCGTCTATTCCTACATCGAACTTCGGTTGAAAATCAAATCGACCGGGTATTTCATCCTGATCCTGCCGTTTTTCTTTCAACTCGCCTCTTCGATATTCATCAGGGAAGTGACCTCCGTTCCGCCCATTCTCCAGAGCAATCTGCTCGGCGTCCACGTCTCGAGCGCGCTCCTCGGATATGCCGCCATAACGATTTCAGCCGTGTACGGCTTCCTCTACCTGATGCTCTACCATGACATCAAATCGAGCCGGTTCGGGGTGATCTACCAGCGGCTCCCGAACCTCGAAACACTCGAACGGATGAGCGTCACCGCGACGGTATTCGGGTTCATCCTGTTGACCATTGCGATTGTCGTCGGTCTCATCTGGCTCCCCCGGATCTCCGGAGGCGTCTCCTACGCCGACCCGAAACTGTTCGGCACGATGGGGATCTGGCTGATCTACGCGATCGGACTCACCGCCAAGCGGCTCAAAGGCTGGCAGGGACGCAAGATGATGGTCCTCTCGATGTTCGGTTTCGCCACCGCGATGTTTTCAATGACGTTTATCAACGTGTTTCTCTCCAGCTTTCACAAATTCTACTAA
- a CDS encoding NADH-quinone oxidoreductase subunit A, with the protein MQEMITDFGRVFIFFIIGAVFVAGGLVTAWLVRPSRSYPGKLTSYECGEEPVGGSWVQFNIRFYVLALIFLIFDVEIVFLVPWAVVYQKLGGYSFVEMMIFLVILGVGYAHVWVKGDLDWDRPQPNIPVMRRGTPLQTEPVSEKAIA; encoded by the coding sequence CTGCAAGAGATGATCACTGACTTCGGCAGGGTTTTCATTTTTTTTATCATCGGGGCGGTATTCGTCGCCGGGGGCCTGGTCACTGCATGGCTGGTGCGTCCGAGTCGTTCCTACCCGGGGAAACTTACCTCCTACGAATGCGGCGAAGAACCGGTGGGAGGCTCCTGGGTCCAGTTCAACATCCGGTTTTACGTCCTCGCCTTGATCTTCCTGATTTTCGACGTCGAGATCGTCTTTCTCGTGCCCTGGGCGGTGGTCTATCAGAAACTCGGGGGCTATTCGTTCGTCGAGATGATGATTTTTCTGGTCATTCTGGGCGTCGGGTACGCCCACGTTTGGGTAAAGGGGGACCTGGACTGGGACCGGCCCCAACCCAACATACCGGTCATGAGGCGCGGGACGCCTCTCCAAACGGAGCCGGTCTCTGAAAAAGCGATCGCATAA
- a CDS encoding uroporphyrinogen-III synthase, with translation MNKSQSSAPLAGKKILVTRAALQAGELAAEIEKSGGTPVLFPTIEIRPAGSWDECDRSIDRIDSYDGLIFTSTNGVQYFCERWSGRGLPVASLQTKIICVVGEKTGRAAAGLGLRVTVMPQRFTATDLAHTLAQGDLRGKRFLFPRGSLGDDTIPEHLSLLGALVDGVTVYETRLARPGNFQPVRTMLLEGRIDVVTFTSPSTFNNFVALFSGDELMKFRPRTLIAAIGPATSAAIGRHGMGTDIAPAEPSAASLVDAIIRYYHPETDHGERSPFRPSIPVAPDNG, from the coding sequence ATGAATAAGTCACAATCATCCGCACCGTTGGCAGGCAAGAAGATCCTCGTCACGCGTGCGGCACTTCAAGCCGGAGAGCTGGCCGCGGAAATTGAGAAGTCGGGTGGCACACCCGTGCTGTTCCCGACCATCGAAATCCGGCCGGCCGGGTCGTGGGACGAGTGCGACCGTTCGATCGACCGCATCGACAGTTACGACGGGTTGATCTTCACCAGTACGAACGGAGTTCAATACTTCTGTGAGCGTTGGTCGGGCCGCGGCCTCCCGGTCGCGAGCCTTCAGACGAAGATCATCTGCGTCGTCGGAGAAAAGACAGGGCGGGCCGCGGCCGGACTCGGTCTCAGGGTAACGGTTATGCCGCAGCGCTTTACCGCCACCGATCTGGCCCACACTCTCGCGCAGGGAGACCTCAGGGGTAAACGCTTTCTCTTTCCCCGGGGCAGTTTGGGCGATGATACGATCCCGGAACATCTCTCCTTGCTCGGGGCGCTCGTGGATGGCGTGACCGTTTACGAGACGCGCCTGGCCCGTCCCGGAAATTTTCAGCCCGTCCGCACAATGCTCCTGGAGGGGAGAATCGATGTTGTCACCTTTACGAGTCCCTCGACGTTCAATAATTTTGTCGCCCTATTCTCCGGAGACGAACTCATGAAATTCCGCCCTCGCACTCTCATCGCCGCCATCGGCCCGGCCACCTCCGCGGCGATCGGGCGGCACGGGATGGGGACGGATATCGCCCCGGCAGAACCCTCCGCCGCATCCCTCGTTGACGCCATTATCCGGTATTATCATCCGGAAACGGATCACGGAGAGCGCAGCCCCTTCCGTCCATCAATCCCTGTCGCGCCGGACAATGGCTAA
- a CDS encoding NADH-quinone oxidoreductase subunit C, with the protein MKSKFGDRILEAKIEGVVDPFVKLAPSAVADAALFLRDDSDLAFDTLMCLSGVDYTKETLGVVYHLASMAKRHKITVKVEVPAASPSVPTVSAVWPAAIWHEREAFDMLGIVFDGHPDLRRILLPDDYPGHPLRKDFKVPEFYQGMRVPY; encoded by the coding sequence TTGAAATCGAAGTTCGGCGATCGGATCCTCGAAGCGAAGATCGAGGGCGTGGTCGATCCGTTCGTCAAGCTTGCCCCCTCTGCGGTCGCCGACGCGGCGCTCTTCCTGCGCGATGACAGCGATCTCGCGTTCGACACCCTCATGTGCCTGAGCGGCGTCGATTACACGAAGGAGACGCTCGGTGTGGTCTACCATCTCGCCTCCATGGCAAAGCGCCACAAGATTACCGTGAAGGTGGAAGTCCCGGCGGCCAGCCCGTCGGTTCCCACCGTATCGGCGGTCTGGCCGGCCGCCATCTGGCACGAGCGCGAGGCATTCGACATGCTCGGCATCGTCTTCGACGGTCATCCCGACCTCCGCCGCATTCTCCTTCCCGACGATTATCCGGGCCACCCCCTCCGGAAGGATTTCAAGGTCCCCGAATTCTATCAGGGGATGAGGGTTCCCTACTAG